A portion of the Luteimonas galliterrae genome contains these proteins:
- a CDS encoding SDR family NAD(P)-dependent oxidoreductase, with amino-acid sequence MDKTILITGATSGFGAAAAERFASAGWRVVVTGRRADRLRQFVDRHGADRVHAAAFDIRDTDAMLAAIDAIPPAFADIDVLVNNAGLALGTAPAQRADLAQWRQMIDTNATALVALTHRLLPGLIERKGAIVNISSIAGSYPYTGGNVYGATKAFVTQFSLGLRSDLHGTGVRVTSIEPGLAETEFTLVRTSGDQGASDKLYEGAHPITGEDIAETIWWVANLPPHLNINRLEVMPVSQSFAGFQIHRDA; translated from the coding sequence ATGGACAAGACCATCCTGATCACCGGCGCCACCTCCGGTTTCGGCGCCGCCGCCGCAGAACGCTTCGCGAGCGCCGGCTGGCGCGTCGTCGTCACCGGTCGCCGTGCGGACCGGCTGCGGCAGTTCGTCGACCGCCACGGCGCGGATCGCGTGCATGCCGCTGCGTTCGACATCCGCGATACGGACGCGATGCTTGCGGCCATCGATGCCATTCCGCCCGCGTTCGCCGATATCGACGTGCTGGTCAACAATGCCGGCCTCGCGCTCGGCACCGCGCCGGCGCAGCGCGCCGATCTGGCGCAGTGGCGGCAGATGATCGACACCAATGCGACGGCGCTGGTCGCGTTGACGCACCGGTTGCTGCCGGGCCTGATCGAGCGCAAAGGCGCGATCGTCAACATCAGTTCCATCGCCGGCAGCTATCCGTACACCGGCGGCAACGTCTACGGCGCGACGAAAGCCTTCGTCACCCAATTCTCGCTGGGTTTGCGCAGCGACCTGCACGGCACCGGCGTGCGGGTCACGTCGATCGAACCCGGCTTGGCCGAGACCGAGTTCACGTTGGTACGTACCAGCGGCGACCAGGGCGCGTCGGACAAGCTATACGAAGGCGCGCATCCGATCACCGGCGAAGACATTGCCGAAACGATCTGGTGGGTGGCCAACCTGCCGCCGCACCTGAACATCAACCGGCTGGAAGTGATGCCGGTGAGCCAGTCGTTTGCGGGATTCCAGATCCATCGCGACGCTTAG
- a CDS encoding methyltransferase family protein, protein MASKLFFALCLIWLASELWLGWRRRSSDAARTRDSGTLRLLLITIYCCIALAAWFSYSGWLRFPAGVREPLFWTGLGLMVGGMLFRGWAVRVLADYFTVDVTIRPDHQLIRNGPYRWLRHPSYTGSLTTFYGFALALGNFGSLAMVVLPVTAAFLWRIRIEERVLSEAFPAQYAAYARETKRLLPYLW, encoded by the coding sequence ATGGCCAGCAAACTTTTTTTCGCGCTTTGCCTGATCTGGTTGGCCAGCGAACTCTGGCTCGGCTGGCGGCGCCGTTCGTCCGATGCGGCGCGCACGCGCGACAGCGGCACGTTGCGGTTGTTGCTGATCACCATTTATTGCTGTATCGCGCTCGCGGCCTGGTTTTCGTATAGCGGTTGGCTGCGCTTCCCTGCCGGCGTGCGCGAGCCGCTGTTCTGGACCGGACTGGGGCTGATGGTCGGCGGCATGCTGTTCCGCGGGTGGGCGGTGCGCGTACTCGCGGACTATTTCACCGTCGACGTGACGATCCGTCCCGATCACCAGCTGATCCGTAACGGACCCTATCGCTGGCTGCGACACCCCTCGTACACGGGTTCGCTGACGACGTTCTACGGATTCGCGTTGGCGCTGGGCAACTTCGGCTCGCTGGCGATGGTCGTGCTGCCGGTCACCGCGGCCTTTCTGTGGCGGATCCGCATCGAAGAGCGCGTGCTGTCGGAAGCGTTTCCGGCGCAGTACGCCGCTTATGCGCGCGAAACCAAACGATTGCTGCCGTATCTCTGGTGA
- a CDS encoding prolyl oligopeptidase family serine peptidase codes for MAMSSSGAASRGLALALCALLGACATVDTGVDRIDAAPVLDPAVLQSLPGADFAEGEFRAKNGVRIPYRWLAPANADEDKQYPLVLVLHSSGQIGDDNRGQLNGFARTWAAPELRTRYQAFVLVPQFPTRSAEYDDSAKPQLARGTPALSAALEMVDAFVAGHPVDRRRIYVTGFSMGGSATWLAPLLRPDLFAAAMPISGIAPDRASAPRLTALPIRVLHGDADTENPIDSDRAMVAAIRAAGGENVRLREYAGLEHTVAGDVFLGTWWRDWMFEQRRPKPEE; via the coding sequence ATGGCGATGTCTTCTTCGGGCGCCGCCTCGCGCGGCCTGGCCCTGGCGCTGTGCGCGCTGCTGGGCGCCTGTGCCACCGTCGACACCGGCGTCGACCGCATCGACGCCGCTCCGGTGCTCGATCCGGCCGTGCTGCAATCGCTGCCCGGCGCCGATTTCGCGGAAGGCGAGTTCCGCGCCAAGAACGGCGTACGCATCCCTTATCGCTGGCTCGCGCCGGCCAACGCCGACGAGGATAAGCAATACCCGCTCGTGCTGGTGCTGCACAGTTCGGGCCAGATCGGCGACGACAACCGCGGCCAGTTGAACGGCTTCGCGCGCACCTGGGCCGCACCGGAGCTGCGTACGCGCTATCAGGCGTTCGTGCTGGTGCCGCAGTTCCCGACGCGCAGCGCCGAGTACGACGATTCGGCCAAACCGCAGCTCGCGCGCGGCACGCCGGCGCTGTCGGCCGCGCTGGAGATGGTGGATGCGTTCGTCGCCGGACATCCGGTGGATCGGCGCCGCATCTACGTCACCGGTTTTTCGATGGGCGGCTCGGCCACCTGGCTGGCCCCGCTGCTGCGGCCGGACCTGTTCGCGGCAGCGATGCCGATTTCCGGCATCGCACCCGATCGCGCATCGGCTCCGCGGCTGACAGCGTTGCCGATCCGGGTATTGCACGGCGATGCCGACACCGAGAATCCGATCGATTCCGATCGTGCGATGGTCGCCGCGATCCGCGCGGCGGGCGGCGAAAACGTGCGCCTGCGCGAGTACGCCGGCCTGGAACACACGGTTGCGGGCGATGTCTTCCTCGGCACTTGGTGGCGCGACTGGATGTTCGAGCAGCGCCGTCCCAAGCCCGAAGAATGA
- a CDS encoding SPOR domain-containing protein, with the protein MAARRGKSQARRNSGNGIPGWAWLILGVVLTIGVILAAPKLLKSDGKDGFFRPKPNPDAQPAASSAGDDNDAVVPEDAGNDGGAKPEAAAESDYDFYTLLPGKEVKMSDAELAATAREEEARQQRAAAAQPAQSEDAADLATPATTAPTTTAPATAAAATTAAAAGPAAGSDARYILQAGAFGASGDAEALKARIALLGLNARVESAVIKDKTVYRVRMGPYGTASELAEAKGKLGNGGLPAMAIKAK; encoded by the coding sequence ATGGCAGCAAGACGCGGCAAGTCGCAGGCGCGGCGCAACAGCGGCAACGGCATCCCCGGTTGGGCCTGGCTGATCCTCGGCGTGGTGCTGACCATCGGCGTGATCCTGGCGGCGCCCAAGCTGCTCAAGTCCGACGGCAAGGACGGTTTCTTCCGTCCCAAGCCCAATCCGGATGCGCAGCCGGCGGCCAGCAGCGCCGGCGACGACAACGACGCGGTGGTGCCGGAAGACGCCGGCAACGACGGCGGCGCCAAGCCGGAGGCGGCGGCCGAATCCGACTACGATTTCTACACCTTGCTGCCCGGCAAGGAAGTCAAGATGTCCGACGCCGAACTCGCCGCCACCGCGCGCGAGGAAGAGGCCCGGCAGCAGCGCGCCGCCGCCGCGCAGCCCGCGCAGTCGGAAGATGCGGCCGACTTGGCCACGCCGGCGACCACCGCGCCCACGACGACCGCACCCGCAACGGCGGCCGCTGCGACGACTGCGGCCGCCGCCGGTCCGGCAGCCGGTAGCGACGCGCGCTACATCCTGCAGGCCGGCGCATTCGGCGCGTCCGGCGATGCGGAAGCTTTGAAGGCCCGCATCGCATTGCTCGGCTTGAATGCCCGCGTCGAATCGGCCGTCATCAAAGACAAGACCGTCTACCGGGTGCGCATGGGGCCGTACGGCACCGCGTCGGAGCTGGCCGAAGCCAAGGGCAAGCTCGGCAACGGCGGCTTGCCCGCCATGGCGATCAAGGCGAAATAA
- the argS gene encoding arginine--tRNA ligase has protein sequence MKAPLRALIEQGIAQLRSAGALPADAATPDFVVERPKDRSHGDFATNAAMLLAKPARSNPRALAQQLVEAIPASGDIAKVDIAGPGFINIHLSPAAYQREVAKVLADGAGYGRNTSGKGVRAGVEYVSANPTGPLHVGHGRAAAIGDSIARVLAANGWEVMREFYYNDAGAQIDNLAKSVQARAKGLGPDDASWPADGYRGDYIKDVATAYLNGETVEFENHSETGAKDPDDFEAIRRFAVAYLRREQNLDLAAFGVGFDVYFLESSLYADDKVEETVRELIAHGHTYEEGGALWLRSTDFGDDKDRVMRKSDGAYTYFVPDVAYHLSKWQRGYKRAITELGADHHGSLMRVKAGLQALDAGIPAGYPEYVLHQMVTVMRGGKEVKLGKRAGNFLTLRDLIEEAGRDATRWFLIARKPDSQLTFDIDLARQQSNDNPVFYVQYAHARVCSLLRQATEKGYAYDQANGLAHLDLLGDDASQALLVELTRYPEVVETAADALEPHLISIYLRDLANAFHTWYHATPVLVDNADTRDARLALASATRQVLKNGLDLLGVSAPETM, from the coding sequence GTGAAAGCCCCGCTCCGCGCCCTGATCGAACAGGGCATCGCCCAATTGCGTTCCGCCGGCGCGCTGCCGGCCGATGCCGCCACGCCCGACTTCGTGGTCGAACGACCCAAGGACCGCAGCCACGGCGACTTCGCCACCAATGCCGCCATGCTGCTGGCCAAGCCCGCCCGCAGCAATCCGCGTGCGCTGGCGCAGCAGCTGGTCGAAGCGATCCCGGCCTCGGGCGATATCGCCAAGGTCGACATCGCCGGGCCGGGTTTCATCAATATCCATCTGTCCCCCGCGGCCTACCAGCGCGAAGTGGCCAAGGTACTCGCCGACGGGGCAGGCTACGGCCGCAATACGTCCGGCAAGGGCGTCCGCGCCGGCGTCGAATACGTGTCGGCCAATCCCACCGGTCCGTTGCACGTCGGCCACGGCCGCGCCGCGGCCATCGGCGACAGCATCGCGCGCGTGCTCGCGGCCAACGGCTGGGAGGTGATGCGCGAGTTCTACTACAACGACGCCGGCGCGCAGATCGACAACCTGGCCAAATCGGTGCAAGCGCGCGCCAAGGGCCTGGGCCCGGACGACGCCAGCTGGCCGGCCGACGGGTATCGCGGCGACTACATCAAGGACGTCGCCACCGCCTATCTGAACGGCGAGACCGTCGAGTTCGAAAACCACTCCGAGACCGGCGCCAAGGATCCCGACGATTTCGAGGCGATCCGCCGTTTCGCCGTGGCCTACCTGCGCCGCGAGCAGAACCTGGACCTGGCCGCGTTCGGCGTGGGCTTCGACGTGTATTTCCTGGAATCGTCCCTGTACGCCGACGACAAGGTGGAAGAGACCGTGCGCGAACTGATCGCCCACGGCCACACCTATGAGGAAGGCGGCGCGCTGTGGCTGCGCAGCACCGATTTCGGCGACGACAAGGACCGCGTGATGCGCAAGTCCGACGGCGCCTACACCTATTTCGTGCCGGACGTGGCCTACCACTTGTCGAAATGGCAGCGCGGCTACAAGCGCGCGATCACCGAACTGGGCGCCGACCACCACGGCTCGCTGATGCGGGTAAAAGCCGGGTTGCAGGCGCTGGATGCGGGCATTCCTGCCGGTTATCCGGAGTACGTGCTGCACCAGATGGTCACGGTGATGCGCGGCGGCAAGGAAGTGAAACTCGGCAAGCGCGCCGGCAACTTCCTCACGCTGCGCGACTTGATCGAGGAAGCGGGACGCGACGCCACGCGCTGGTTCCTGATCGCGCGCAAACCCGATTCGCAATTGACCTTCGACATCGATCTGGCGCGCCAGCAGAGCAACGACAACCCGGTGTTCTACGTGCAGTACGCGCACGCCCGCGTTTGCAGCCTGCTGCGCCAGGCGACCGAAAAAGGCTATGCGTACGACCAGGCCAACGGCCTGGCGCACCTGGATCTGCTGGGCGACGACGCCTCGCAGGCCTTGCTGGTGGAACTGACGCGCTATCCGGAAGTGGTGGAGACCGCCGCCGACGCGCTGGAACCGCACCTGATCTCGATCTACCTGCGCGACCTGGCCAACGCCTTCCACACCTGGTACCACGCCACGCCGGTGCTGGTGGACAATGCCGACACGCGCGACGCACGATTGGCGCTGGCCTCGGCCACGCGCCAGGTACTTAAAAACGGGCTGGATTTGTTGGGCGTAAGCGCCCCGGAGACGATGTAG
- a CDS encoding GIY-YIG nuclease family protein, producing the protein MTDRVFHVYISASRSRALYIGVTNDLMRRIFEHRQHLVPGHTARYRITRLVHYETLDNVLAAIGREKQLKGWRR; encoded by the coding sequence ATGACTGACCGGGTCTTTCACGTCTATATCTCGGCGAGCCGCTCCCGCGCCCTCTACATCGGCGTCACCAACGATCTAATGCGCCGAATCTTCGAACATCGCCAACATCTGGTGCCAGGGCATACTGCCCGCTACCGGATAACGCGACTGGTGCATTACGAAACCTTGGACAACGTGCTCGCTGCAATCGGTAGAGAGAAGCAGCTCAAGGGTTGGCGCCGGTAG
- the radC gene encoding RadC family protein: MRIRDWPPPERPREKLLARGAASLSDAELLAIFLGSGLRGRDAVATARDLLARHGPLRALLERPPSALAGLPGLGPARVCALAAALELGNRHLAGTLERGDAFSDPGAAGRYFALRLRHHGHEVFAALFLDTRNRAIAFEELFRGTVDSSEVHPREVARRAMAHNAAAVIVGHNHPSGNPEPSAADRAVTARLKQALGLLDVRLLDHFVIGDGPPVSLAARGWV; this comes from the coding sequence TTGCGCATCCGCGACTGGCCCCCGCCCGAACGTCCGCGCGAAAAGCTCCTGGCCCGCGGCGCCGCCAGCCTGTCGGATGCCGAGCTGCTGGCCATTTTCCTGGGTTCGGGCTTGCGTGGCCGGGATGCGGTCGCCACCGCGCGCGACCTGCTCGCGCGGCACGGACCGCTGCGCGCGCTGCTGGAACGCCCGCCGTCGGCGCTGGCCGGATTGCCGGGGCTGGGCCCGGCGCGCGTTTGCGCCCTGGCCGCCGCGCTGGAGCTGGGCAACCGCCACCTGGCCGGCACGTTGGAACGCGGGGACGCCTTCAGCGATCCGGGCGCGGCAGGCCGCTATTTCGCGCTGCGCCTGCGCCACCATGGCCACGAAGTCTTCGCCGCGTTGTTCTTGGATACCCGCAACCGCGCCATCGCCTTCGAGGAACTGTTCCGCGGCACGGTCGACAGCAGCGAGGTGCACCCTCGCGAAGTCGCGCGGCGCGCCATGGCGCACAACGCCGCGGCGGTGATCGTCGGCCACAACCATCCCAGCGGCAATCCGGAACCCAGTGCGGCCGATCGCGCCGTCACTGCGCGCCTGAAACAGGCGCTCGGACTGCTGGATGTGCGTCTGCTCGACCATTTCGTGATCGGCGATGGCCCGCCGGTGTCGCTGGCGGCGCGGGGGTGGGTGTGA
- the coaBC gene encoding bifunctional phosphopantothenoylcysteine decarboxylase/phosphopantothenate--cysteine ligase CoaBC, translating into MASLTGQRVLLCVCGGIAAYKAVELVRRLRDAGAQVRVAMTEGAQHFVGTASFQAVSGEPVRTSLWDAAAEAAMGHIELARWADRILVTPATADTLAKLAHGFADDLVTTLCLATTAPMTVAPAMNHRMWLHPATQANLALLRERGVQVIGPVDGPLAEGESGPGRLSEPEDIVAALAQGAESGDLAGLRFVVSAGPTYEDLDPVRYVGNRSSGKMGFAIAAAAARRGAEVALIAGPVHLATPAGVRRTDVRSAAQLRDAVFAALPADVYIGAAAVADYAPRAVADNKIKKSSDTLVLELVPTPDTLAEVAASPSRPRCVVGFAAETQDVEAHARGKLQKKRLDLIAANRVGVQGSGFESDDNALTVYSREAARTLGPAPKTRLADELLDLIAERLRA; encoded by the coding sequence GTGGCATCGCTGACGGGACAACGAGTACTGCTGTGCGTCTGCGGCGGCATCGCCGCCTACAAGGCGGTCGAACTGGTCCGCCGCCTGCGCGACGCCGGCGCCCAGGTGCGCGTGGCGATGACCGAAGGCGCGCAGCACTTCGTGGGCACGGCGAGCTTCCAAGCGGTATCGGGCGAACCGGTCCGCACTTCGCTGTGGGACGCGGCCGCCGAAGCGGCGATGGGCCATATCGAACTGGCGCGCTGGGCCGACCGGATCCTGGTCACGCCGGCCACGGCCGATACCCTGGCCAAGCTGGCGCATGGCTTCGCGGACGACCTGGTCACCACGCTATGCCTGGCCACGACCGCGCCGATGACCGTCGCGCCGGCCATGAACCACCGCATGTGGCTGCATCCGGCCACCCAGGCCAACCTGGCTTTGCTGCGCGAACGCGGCGTGCAGGTGATCGGCCCGGTCGACGGCCCGCTGGCCGAGGGCGAATCCGGGCCGGGGCGGCTCAGCGAGCCCGAGGACATCGTCGCAGCCCTGGCCCAGGGCGCCGAATCCGGCGATCTCGCCGGCCTGCGCTTCGTGGTCAGCGCGGGGCCCACCTACGAGGACCTGGATCCGGTGCGCTACGTCGGCAACCGCAGCAGCGGCAAGATGGGCTTCGCGATCGCCGCCGCTGCCGCGCGCCGCGGCGCCGAAGTGGCGTTGATCGCCGGTCCGGTGCACTTGGCTACGCCGGCAGGTGTTCGCCGCACCGACGTACGCTCGGCCGCCCAGCTGCGCGATGCCGTGTTCGCCGCCTTGCCGGCAGACGTCTACATCGGCGCCGCGGCCGTCGCCGATTACGCGCCGCGCGCGGTGGCCGACAACAAGATCAAGAAGTCGTCCGACACGCTCGTCCTGGAACTGGTGCCCACGCCCGACACGCTGGCCGAGGTGGCGGCGTCGCCGTCGCGGCCGCGCTGCGTGGTCGGTTTCGCGGCGGAAACCCAAGACGTCGAAGCGCATGCGCGCGGCAAGCTGCAGAAGAAGCGCCTGGATCTGATCGCCGCCAACCGCGTCGGCGTGCAGGGCAGCGGCTTCGAGAGCGACGACAACGCCTTGACCGTCTATTCGCGCGAGGCCGCGCGCACGCTCGGCCCCGCGCCCAAGACGCGGCTGGCCGATGAATTGCTGGATCTGATCGCGGAGCGTTTGCGCGCATGA
- the dut gene encoding dUTP diphosphatase produces MNGLQAAHPLEVKLLDPRFGDEWPLPAYATDASAGLDLRAALDAPLTLAPGDAALVPSGLAIHLADPGLCAVVLPRSGLGHRHGIVLGNGTGLIDADYQGPLLISLWNRGREAFTMQPGDRIAQLVVLPVVRVALQVVEGFASSARGEGGFGHTGVR; encoded by the coding sequence ATGAACGGACTGCAGGCCGCCCACCCGTTGGAAGTGAAACTGCTGGATCCGCGCTTCGGCGACGAATGGCCCTTGCCGGCCTACGCCACCGACGCCAGCGCCGGCCTCGACCTGCGCGCCGCGCTGGATGCGCCGTTGACGCTGGCGCCCGGCGATGCGGCGCTGGTGCCGAGCGGGCTGGCGATCCATCTCGCCGATCCGGGCCTGTGCGCCGTGGTGTTGCCGCGCTCGGGCCTGGGCCACCGCCACGGCATCGTGCTGGGCAACGGCACCGGCCTGATCGATGCCGACTACCAGGGGCCGCTGCTGATCAGCCTCTGGAACCGCGGCCGCGAGGCTTTTACGATGCAACCCGGGGATCGCATCGCCCAATTGGTGGTGCTGCCGGTGGTGCGCGTGGCGCTGCAAGTGGTGGAAGGTTTCGCCAGCAGCGCACGCGGCGAAGGCGGCTTCGGCCATACGGGTGTGCGATGA
- a CDS encoding phosphomannomutase/phosphoglucomutase: MLRPALPWLIGALALLALWLAWSGVQQFRDDARLASLTAQRDAAAAAVGSAIGGETKRLRDKLAQAPVQAALQAGDPQAAAARIAAGWPGLLGAEVVPADLQAVYDGLPKTGYGRLATIESALAKKAPVARVVAEHGKPQFVLAAPVTMGVQAEGVVYARFPLTNLTANLAAADVDDDDYLALRQGSYTVLARGDETLQNSAEALSAKVPGSDFRIAAAVPDGSFAPWGLNGMACLIAAAVLAGLALAAWTAWRRWDPARSVPADVEEQPTLTQALQAAPAEPERKTIDVKEAPKRAAVMIDRGIFRAYDIRGVVGESLDPGIAELIGHAIGSSMQEQGLADIAVGRDGRLSGPEMVGGLIAGLRRAGRNVIDVGLAPTPLIYFAAYHLRTGSAVAVTGSHNPPDYNGFKIVVGGETLSGDAITDLYARIADGRLYDAPAPGTLQQRDVSADYVNRVASDVQTDRRLKVVVDAGNGAAGELGPRVLEAIGAEVTPLYCEIDGNFPNHHPDPSEPHNLEDLQRMVERLDADLGIAFDGDGDRLGVITRGGRNIFPDRLLMLFAADVLERNPGAVIVYDVKCTGALSSYILRHGGSPLMWKTGHSLIKAKMRETEAELAGEMSGHFFFKERWYGFDDGIYSAARLLEILGRRSETPDQVFETLPEGLSTPELKVPVADPHAFVARFVAQGEFEGARVSTIDGLRADWPDGWGLVRASNTTPILVLRFEANDAQALARIQDAFRARLLALDAGLALPF; encoded by the coding sequence ATGCTGCGCCCGGCCTTGCCGTGGCTGATCGGCGCGCTGGCGTTGCTGGCCTTGTGGCTGGCATGGTCCGGCGTGCAGCAGTTCCGGGACGACGCCCGGCTGGCGTCGCTGACCGCCCAGCGCGATGCCGCAGCGGCCGCGGTGGGCAGCGCCATCGGGGGCGAAACCAAGCGCCTGCGCGACAAGCTTGCGCAGGCGCCGGTGCAGGCCGCGCTGCAAGCGGGCGATCCGCAGGCGGCTGCGGCCCGCATCGCCGCCGGCTGGCCGGGCTTGCTCGGCGCGGAGGTGGTGCCGGCCGATCTGCAGGCGGTGTACGACGGCCTGCCGAAAACCGGCTACGGCCGCCTGGCGACGATCGAATCCGCGTTGGCCAAGAAGGCGCCGGTCGCCCGCGTGGTTGCAGAGCACGGCAAGCCGCAATTCGTGCTGGCCGCGCCGGTCACGATGGGCGTGCAGGCCGAAGGCGTGGTCTACGCGCGGTTCCCGCTGACGAATCTGACCGCGAATTTGGCCGCCGCGGATGTCGACGACGACGATTACCTCGCCTTGCGCCAAGGCAGCTACACCGTCCTCGCGCGCGGCGACGAAACCTTGCAGAACAGCGCAGAAGCGCTGTCCGCCAAAGTACCCGGCAGCGACTTCCGCATCGCCGCCGCGGTGCCCGACGGCAGCTTCGCCCCGTGGGGCCTGAACGGCATGGCTTGCCTGATCGCGGCCGCGGTGCTCGCCGGGCTGGCGTTAGCCGCTTGGACGGCTTGGCGGCGTTGGGATCCCGCGCGCAGCGTTCCGGCCGACGTCGAAGAACAGCCGACCCTGACCCAGGCGCTGCAGGCGGCGCCGGCCGAACCGGAGCGCAAGACTATCGACGTGAAGGAAGCGCCCAAGCGCGCTGCGGTGATGATCGACCGCGGCATCTTCCGCGCTTACGACATCCGCGGCGTAGTCGGCGAATCGCTCGATCCGGGCATCGCCGAACTGATCGGACACGCCATCGGCTCGTCGATGCAGGAGCAGGGCCTGGCCGACATCGCGGTCGGGCGGGATGGTCGCCTGTCGGGACCGGAGATGGTGGGCGGCCTGATTGCGGGGCTGCGCAGGGCCGGCCGCAACGTCATCGACGTGGGCCTGGCGCCGACGCCGCTGATCTATTTCGCCGCCTATCACCTGCGCACCGGCAGCGCGGTGGCGGTGACCGGCAGCCACAATCCGCCCGACTACAACGGCTTCAAGATCGTGGTCGGCGGCGAAACCCTGTCCGGCGACGCCATCACCGACCTGTACGCCCGCATCGCCGACGGCCGCCTGTACGACGCGCCGGCGCCCGGCACGCTGCAGCAGCGCGACGTCAGCGCCGATTACGTCAACCGTGTGGCTTCCGACGTCCAGACCGACCGCCGCCTGAAAGTGGTGGTGGACGCCGGCAACGGCGCCGCCGGCGAGCTCGGTCCGCGCGTGCTGGAGGCGATCGGCGCAGAGGTGACGCCGCTGTATTGCGAAATCGACGGCAACTTCCCCAATCACCACCCCGACCCCAGCGAGCCGCACAACCTCGAAGACCTGCAGCGCATGGTCGAGCGGCTCGATGCCGACCTGGGCATCGCATTCGACGGCGACGGCGACCGCCTGGGCGTGATCACCCGCGGCGGGCGCAACATCTTCCCTGACCGCCTGTTGATGCTGTTCGCCGCCGATGTGCTCGAACGCAATCCGGGCGCGGTGATCGTGTACGACGTCAAGTGCACCGGCGCGCTGTCGTCGTACATCCTGCGCCACGGCGGCAGCCCGCTGATGTGGAAGACCGGGCATTCGCTGATCAAGGCCAAGATGCGCGAGACCGAAGCGGAACTGGCCGGCGAGATGAGCGGCCACTTCTTCTTCAAGGAACGCTGGTACGGTTTCGACGACGGCATCTATTCCGCCGCGCGCCTGCTGGAGATCCTGGGTCGCCGCAGCGAAACGCCCGATCAGGTCTTCGAAACCTTGCCCGAAGGCCTGTCCACGCCGGAGCTGAAGGTGCCGGTGGCCGATCCGCATGCGTTCGTGGCGCGTTTCGTTGCGCAAGGCGAGTTCGAGGGCGCTCGCGTGTCCACCATCGACGGCCTGCGTGCGGACTGGCCCGACGGTTGGGGCCTGGTGCGCGCTTCCAACACCACGCCGATCCTGGTGCTGCGCTTCGAGGCCAACGATGCGCAGGCGCTGGCGCGGATCCAGGATGCGTTCCGGGCGCGGTTGCTGGCGTTGGATGCGGGCTTGGCGCTGCCGTTCTAA
- the pyrE gene encoding orotate phosphoribosyltransferase produces the protein MDDHRSRFLQLALRADALRFGEFTLKSGRSSPYFFNAGRFDSGAALAELAGCYADAIEQAGIGFDVLFGPAYKGIPLATALACEFARRGRDLPLAFNRKEAKAHGEGGLLIGAPLAGRRVLIVDDVITAGTAIREALAIIADAGGTAAGIAIALDRQEAVDPNVSRRSAAQTVAIEQGLPVVSVATLDDLLAYAGASPELAAQRARLLAYREAYGSDMPG, from the coding sequence ATGGACGATCACCGCTCGCGCTTCCTGCAACTGGCATTGCGCGCCGACGCCCTGCGCTTCGGCGAGTTCACGCTCAAATCCGGGCGCAGCAGCCCCTATTTCTTCAATGCCGGCCGTTTCGATTCGGGCGCGGCGCTGGCCGAGCTGGCCGGCTGCTATGCCGACGCGATCGAACAAGCGGGCATCGGCTTCGATGTGCTGTTCGGCCCGGCCTACAAAGGCATTCCGCTGGCGACGGCGCTGGCCTGCGAGTTCGCGCGCCGCGGCCGCGATCTGCCGCTGGCGTTCAACCGCAAGGAAGCTAAGGCGCACGGCGAGGGCGGCCTGCTGATCGGCGCGCCGCTGGCCGGCAGGCGCGTATTGATCGTCGACGACGTGATCACCGCCGGCACCGCCATCCGCGAAGCCTTGGCGATCATCGCCGATGCCGGCGGCACCGCCGCGGGCATCGCGATCGCGCTCGACCGCCAGGAAGCCGTCGACCCGAACGTGTCGCGACGCTCGGCGGCACAAACTGTCGCGATCGAACAGGGTTTGCCGGTGGTCTCGGTCGCCACCCTCGACGATCTGCTGGCCTATGCCGGCGCTTCGCCCGAACTGGCCGCGCAGCGCGCACGACTGCTGGCCTACCGCGAGGCCTATGGCAGCGACATGCCCGGTTGA